A part of Armatimonadota bacterium genomic DNA contains:
- a CDS encoding PQQ-binding-like beta-propeller repeat protein: protein MICSALALGALLLSSIPVTAELASNCWPKFRGDIRNTGLSPGPGPGGDDLAWTYTTGGAIASSPAVAPGGTAYFTSRDGYLYALAPDGSLVWRYGISAYSAYSSPAIDSDGTVYVGSDDYYLYALNPNGTLKWRRGIGSQISSSPAIGGGRVYVGASGGRIYAVNQDGTVAWYYQTGGAVTSTAAVGADGTIYITSKDTYLYALSPTGTLKWRYRTNNRSESSPAVGEDGTIYFGSDDGKMYAVTSAGALSWSYAVGSMVRSSPAIGADGAVYFGADDGYLYALQPGGSLRWRCQTGGIVRSSPAVGSDGTVYVGSQDRYIYALNPDGTLKWRRLTGGWVDSSPAIMAGGRLYVGSYDSKLYAFESDQTPPTTPIVVDDGLYSTSPDSLHGSWSASDPESGIAEYAYAIGTAPGSADIAGWTSAGTATEVTRTGLPLVNGSICYFSVKARSGSGRWSDVGVSNGILVDFTAPTTPVVVDDGAYTTSLAALHASWSASDPETGVAEYQYCIGTAPGLDDIAPWTGVGTAIEVTASGLNLANGGTYFCSVRARSTAGLWSAVGATDGVLADATPPGAPSVTDEGDFTSSSDSLHASWTASDTESGIAGYEYAIGTTPGASDTLGWTTAGSSTEATATGLTLSDGATYYFAVRAKNNAGLWSAAGASDGILVDLSAPSSPVVTDDGDATASPDTLHASWSASDLQSGVVEYLYAIGTSPGSSDVAGWTSAGTEAEITRSGLSLASGTTYYLAVKAKNGAGLWSEVGSSDGILVDLTPPITPIVVDDGEFTASADTLHASWHSSDAETGVAEYQYRIGTAPGLDDVAPWTSAGLSTEIARGGLSLTSGTTYYFGVRSRNSVGLWSQVGTSDGILADLTPPSIPAVTDDGTYTSSMSELRASWTAADAETPIVEYQYAIGTTAGGLEIAGWTPVGTATEATFTNLPLANGGTYYISIRARNAVGLWSGPGTTDGITVDITGPSTPVVEDDGDFTYSFDTLNATWASADPESGIAEYLYAIGTAPGATDTADWTSAGASGGISRSGLDLADGVLYYFSVKARNGAGMWSATAFSDGIACLPSPVWPKFRRDAVNSGLSDFNGSRYGALLWEFPTSGWVESSPAIGGDGTIYIGSGDGHMYAIRANGTMNWDYQTGGPIDSSPAIGGRGEIYFGSYDGYLYCLASNGSLRWRYRTGDMVWSSPLIGPDGTIYIGSHDGYLHAVNPNGTRKWRFNAGGAVWSSPAMSSDGVLYFGGGDTNIYAVYAAAGTLKWKYVTETAVDSSPCIAPDGTIYAGSGDSYFYALRPDGTLKWRCYTGWPADSSAAVAPDGTVYVGAGHSWTEGALYAFNPNGSVKWSYAVPGSVRSSPTLGADGTIYFGCGDGFVYALTPAGTLKWRHDTGAPVLCSAAIGRDGTLCIGSYSGSVYAFRDTGIDDTTPPTTPLVTDEGAYTLSATGLSASWTASDPESGIVEYQYAIGTAPGAFNTVPWTSTGGTASVTRNGLSLTRGTTYYVSVKARNSAMMWSPAGSSDGIVPVNASDVSSIGRAENLPDTALACLDDVVVTGSFSDCFYVEQPDRSAGIKVAANGKPIPAEGTLVSLVGTMTTVGGEAAVSLGTVHRKGTASVPRALGMVLKTVCPERPDLRPGGTSAPGLETIGLLVTIRGRVTAVMSDSFYVDDCSGYADPLGISGIKVRTTSLSPLRVITPPANGKWVRVTGVLSVEPINGSFRHVLRPHAQTAIGLL, encoded by the coding sequence TTGATATGCAGCGCGCTCGCGCTGGGCGCGCTGCTTCTCTCGTCAATACCCGTTACTGCTGAGCTTGCTTCCAACTGCTGGCCGAAGTTCAGGGGAGACATCCGCAACACGGGTTTGAGTCCGGGTCCGGGACCGGGCGGCGACGACCTCGCATGGACCTATACCACCGGAGGTGCGATTGCGTCCTCCCCGGCGGTGGCTCCGGGCGGCACGGCGTACTTCACCTCACGCGACGGTTACCTGTATGCGCTCGCGCCCGACGGATCACTGGTCTGGCGGTACGGCATCAGCGCCTATTCCGCATACTCCTCGCCCGCGATTGACTCCGACGGCACGGTCTACGTCGGATCGGACGACTACTACCTGTACGCCCTGAACCCAAACGGAACCCTCAAGTGGAGGCGCGGGATCGGCTCTCAGATCTCCTCATCTCCGGCGATCGGCGGCGGACGGGTCTACGTCGGCGCCTCCGGCGGAAGGATCTACGCCGTAAATCAGGACGGCACCGTCGCATGGTACTATCAGACCGGCGGGGCAGTTACCTCCACTGCGGCGGTGGGGGCCGACGGCACGATCTACATCACCTCAAAGGACACCTACCTCTACGCACTCAGTCCGACGGGCACGCTGAAGTGGCGCTATCGGACGAACAACAGATCGGAATCGTCCCCGGCTGTCGGCGAGGACGGGACGATCTACTTCGGAAGCGACGACGGCAAGATGTATGCGGTGACCTCAGCGGGCGCTCTCAGTTGGAGCTACGCGGTCGGCTCGATGGTGCGCTCGTCACCCGCCATCGGGGCCGACGGCGCGGTATACTTCGGCGCCGACGACGGCTACCTGTATGCCCTGCAGCCCGGCGGATCGCTCCGCTGGCGGTGCCAGACGGGCGGGATTGTCCGGTCGTCGCCCGCTGTCGGGAGCGACGGGACGGTATATGTGGGATCGCAGGACCGATACATCTACGCCCTCAATCCCGATGGGACGCTCAAGTGGAGACGGCTCACGGGCGGATGGGTTGACTCCTCGCCCGCGATCATGGCCGGAGGCAGGCTCTACGTCGGGTCGTATGACAGCAAGCTCTACGCCTTCGAGAGCGACCAGACCCCGCCGACGACTCCCATCGTGGTGGACGACGGCCTGTACTCCACGAGCCCGGACTCCCTCCACGGATCTTGGAGCGCCTCGGACCCGGAGTCCGGAATCGCGGAATACGCATACGCGATCGGGACCGCGCCGGGGTCGGCCGACATCGCGGGCTGGACTTCGGCAGGCACGGCGACCGAGGTGACCAGGACGGGATTGCCGCTTGTCAACGGGAGCATCTGCTACTTCTCGGTCAAGGCGCGGAGCGGCTCGGGCCGATGGTCGGATGTCGGCGTAAGCAACGGCATCCTCGTTGATTTCACCGCACCGACCACGCCTGTGGTCGTGGACGACGGGGCGTACACGACCTCGCTCGCCGCCCTGCATGCATCGTGGAGCGCATCCGACCCGGAGACCGGAGTGGCGGAGTACCAGTACTGCATCGGGACCGCCCCGGGCCTTGACGACATCGCGCCCTGGACCGGCGTAGGAACGGCGATCGAGGTCACCGCGTCCGGATTGAACCTCGCGAACGGGGGCACGTACTTCTGCAGCGTCAGGGCCAGGAGCACCGCGGGACTATGGAGCGCTGTCGGCGCGACTGACGGAGTCCTGGCAGATGCAACCCCTCCGGGTGCACCGTCGGTGACCGACGAAGGCGACTTCACCAGTTCGTCGGACAGTCTCCATGCCTCATGGACAGCAAGCGACACGGAATCGGGGATCGCCGGTTACGAGTACGCGATCGGGACGACTCCAGGCGCATCCGATACTCTGGGCTGGACGACGGCAGGAAGTTCTACCGAGGCGACGGCGACGGGCCTGACTCTGAGTGACGGCGCGACGTACTACTTCGCCGTGCGGGCGAAGAACAACGCCGGTCTGTGGAGCGCCGCGGGGGCCAGCGACGGCATACTGGTTGACCTGTCCGCGCCCTCTAGTCCGGTGGTGACCGACGACGGCGATGCGACCGCCTCACCGGACACGCTTCACGCCTCCTGGAGCGCGAGCGACCTTCAGAGCGGCGTCGTCGAGTACCTCTACGCCATCGGCACATCACCGGGGAGCTCGGACGTCGCGGGCTGGACGTCGGCAGGTACCGAAGCGGAGATCACCCGGAGCGGCCTCTCCCTGGCCAGCGGCACTACCTACTACTTGGCGGTGAAAGCGAAGAACGGAGCGGGGCTCTGGTCGGAGGTCGGATCGAGCGACGGGATACTCGTGGACCTGACGCCTCCGATCACGCCAATCGTAGTGGATGACGGCGAGTTCACCGCGAGCGCGGACACTCTTCACGCCTCCTGGCATTCATCGGACGCGGAGACCGGCGTCGCCGAGTATCAGTACCGCATCGGCACCGCGCCGGGGCTCGATGACGTCGCGCCGTGGACATCCGCCGGCCTGTCCACCGAGATCGCGCGCGGCGGATTGAGCCTGACGAGCGGGACGACGTACTACTTCGGGGTGAGGTCGAGAAACTCCGTCGGCCTGTGGAGCCAGGTCGGTACGAGCGACGGTATCTTGGCGGACCTGACGCCTCCAAGTATCCCGGCCGTCACCGACGACGGCACCTACACGTCATCCATGAGCGAACTGCGCGCATCCTGGACGGCAGCCGACGCCGAAACCCCCATCGTGGAGTACCAGTACGCAATCGGGACGACCGCGGGCGGGCTGGAGATCGCCGGGTGGACCCCCGTCGGGACGGCGACCGAGGCAACCTTCACCAACCTGCCGCTGGCAAACGGCGGCACGTACTACATCTCGATCCGCGCGAGGAACGCGGTCGGCCTGTGGAGCGGTCCCGGCACGACCGACGGCATCACGGTTGACATAACCGGGCCGTCCACCCCCGTCGTGGAGGACGATGGAGACTTCACGTACTCCTTTGACACGCTGAACGCGACATGGGCGTCCGCCGACCCGGAGAGCGGCATCGCGGAGTACCTCTACGCGATCGGGACGGCCCCGGGCGCGACCGACACGGCCGACTGGACCTCGGCCGGGGCGTCGGGCGGGATTTCGAGATCCGGGCTCGATCTGGCAGACGGGGTGCTGTATTACTTCTCCGTGAAGGCGCGTAACGGCGCGGGAATGTGGAGCGCGACAGCGTTCAGCGACGGGATCGCCTGCCTGCCCTCGCCGGTGTGGCCGAAGTTCCGAAGGGACGCCGTCAACAGCGGGCTGAGCGACTTCAACGGCTCCCGGTACGGCGCGCTCCTGTGGGAGTTCCCGACGTCCGGCTGGGTCGAATCGTCGCCGGCGATAGGTGGCGACGGGACGATCTACATCGGCTCGGGCGACGGGCATATGTACGCCATCCGCGCGAACGGCACGATGAACTGGGACTACCAGACCGGAGGCCCGATAGACTCATCCCCGGCGATAGGCGGACGCGGCGAGATATACTTCGGCTCGTACGACGGCTACCTGTACTGCCTGGCGTCGAACGGCTCCCTGAGGTGGAGGTACCGCACCGGCGACATGGTCTGGTCGTCGCCCCTGATCGGTCCGGACGGAACGATCTACATCGGCTCCCATGACGGCTACCTGCACGCGGTGAACCCGAACGGCACGCGCAAGTGGCGTTTCAACGCCGGCGGAGCGGTATGGTCGTCGCCCGCGATGAGTTCCGACGGCGTTCTGTACTTCGGCGGCGGCGACACGAACATCTACGCGGTGTATGCCGCGGCAGGGACGCTCAAGTGGAAGTACGTGACTGAGACGGCCGTAGACTCATCCCCTTGCATCGCGCCGGACGGGACGATCTATGCAGGGTCGGGAGACAGCTACTTCTACGCGCTGAGGCCCGACGGCACGCTCAAATGGAGATGCTACACCGGCTGGCCGGCCGATTCGTCCGCCGCCGTCGCGCCGGACGGGACGGTCTACGTCGGCGCGGGCCACAGTTGGACGGAGGGAGCGCTCTACGCGTTCAATCCGAACGGCAGCGTGAAATGGAGTTACGCAGTGCCCGGCTCGGTCAGGTCGTCCCCCACCCTCGGCGCGGACGGCACGATATACTTCGGGTGCGGGGACGGGTTCGTGTACGCCCTGACGCCAGCCGGAACGCTGAAGTGGAGGCACGACACGGGGGCTCCGGTTCTCTGCTCTGCCGCGATCGGAAGGGACGGGACTCTCTGCATCGGCTCTTACTCCGGATCGGTCTACGCGTTCAGGGATACGGGGATTGACGACACTACCCCGCCGACGACGCCGCTGGTCACCGACGAGGGGGCGTATACCCTCAGCGCGACCGGCCTGTCCGCATCGTGGACGGCGAGCGACCCCGAATCGGGCATCGTGGAGTACCAGTACGCGATCGGGACGGCGCCGGGGGCGTTCAACACCGTGCCCTGGACTTCGACGGGCGGGACGGCGTCGGTCACGCGGAACGGGCTGAGCCTGACGCGCGGGACGACCTACTACGTCTCGGTGAAGGCCAGGAACTCGGCGATGATGTGGAGCCCGGCGGGGTCGTCGGACGGGATCGTTCCCGTGAACGCGAGCGACGTGAGTTCGATCGGCAGGGCGGAGAACCTACCGGACACCGCGCTCGCCTGCCTGGACGACGTGGTGGTGACCGGCTCGTTTTCCGACTGCTTCTACGTGGAACAGCCGGACCGCTCGGCGGGCATAAAGGTCGCCGCAAACGGGAAGCCGATCCCGGCGGAGGGCACGCTGGTGTCGCTGGTCGGAACGATGACGACGGTCGGCGGCGAGGCGGCGGTCTCGCTCGGCACCGTTCACCGGAAGGGGACGGCGTCCGTGCCGAGGGCGCTGGGGATGGTGCTGAAGACGGTGTGCCCCGAGAGACCCGACCTGAGGCCGGGCGGGACCTCCGCTCCCGGGCTCGAGACCATCGGCCTGCTGGTGACGATACGGGGGCGCGTGACGGCGGTGATGTCGGACTCGTTCTACGTGGACGACTGCTCTGGATACGCCGACCCGCTCGGAATATCCGGCATCAAGGTGCGGACGACCAGCCTCTCGCCATTGCGGGTGATCACTCCGCCGGCGAACGGCAAGTGGGTGCGGGTGACCGGAGTGCTGTCGGTCGAGCCGATCAACGGGAGCTTCCGGCACGTCCTCCGCCCGCATGCCCAGACGGCGATCGGGCTGCTCTGA